In a single window of the Chitinophagales bacterium genome:
- a CDS encoding FtsL-like putative cell division protein has translation MTSFRNFKIDEILSLEIILRNLGYFLFLAVLLFIYIGNTHYSEKTIRKIDRMKHVLREERWQYMTAKNELMFNTKQTELAEKVKNTGLRELNNPPQKIVIEKGEY, from the coding sequence ATGACGAGTTTCAGGAATTTCAAAATAGATGAAATACTGAGTCTGGAAATCATTCTGCGCAACCTGGGTTATTTCCTCTTTTTGGCTGTGTTGCTTTTTATATATATCGGAAACACGCACTATTCAGAAAAAACCATTCGAAAAATTGACCGCATGAAGCATGTGCTCAGGGAAGAGCGCTGGCAATATATGACCGCCAAGAATGAATTGATGTTCAATACCAAACAAACAGAATTGGCAGAAAAAGTAAAAAATACAGGACTAAGAGAATTGAATAATCCACCTCAAAAAATTGTGATCGAGAAAGGTGAATACTAA
- a CDS encoding FtsW/RodA/SpoVE family cell cycle protein — MNRVLEHIKGDRVIWGIAFLLSFFSMLAVYSSTGTLAYKYQAGNTEYYLIKHSSILFLGLSLMYVAHKIHYRYYSRISLFLLILSVPLLLITLLIGTNLNEAQRWITLPIINLSFQTSDLAKMALIMFLARTLSKRQDMIKDFGNGFVPLVIPVFIVCALIAPADLSTAVILFITSLILMFMGRVAIKHLALLIGSVVLVAALAVSLLFSLPAEVLAKTGRAATWKSRLVSFSDKEAAVPYQVQQAKIAIAKGGIFGEGPGKSGQRNFLPHPYSDFIYAIVLEEYGFIGGMIVLCLYIILLFRTIQIVINSPGAFGALLALGLMFNLVIQALTNMAVAVNLLPVTGLTLPFISMGGTSLFFTSISLGVVLSVSRNIELTNNKNVGK, encoded by the coding sequence ATGAATCGAGTACTTGAACATATCAAAGGCGACCGCGTGATCTGGGGGATTGCATTTTTGCTTTCCTTCTTTTCCATGCTTGCGGTGTACAGTTCCACGGGAACGCTAGCTTATAAATATCAGGCGGGAAATACCGAGTACTACCTTATAAAACACAGCAGTATTCTTTTTCTGGGTTTGTCTTTGATGTATGTGGCACATAAAATTCATTACAGGTATTATTCAAGAATTTCCTTGTTCCTGCTCATTTTATCAGTGCCGCTTTTGTTGATTACATTATTGATAGGTACCAACCTGAATGAAGCCCAGCGCTGGATAACACTGCCAATTATCAATCTCTCTTTTCAGACTTCTGATTTGGCAAAAATGGCCTTGATCATGTTTTTGGCCAGAACTCTGTCTAAAAGGCAGGATATGATCAAGGATTTCGGAAATGGCTTTGTGCCCCTGGTAATCCCGGTATTTATTGTATGTGCGCTCATTGCCCCGGCTGATTTATCAACCGCAGTAATACTGTTTATCACCTCGCTGATTTTGATGTTTATGGGCAGAGTTGCAATCAAACATTTAGCATTATTGATAGGTAGTGTTGTACTCGTTGCTGCACTTGCAGTTTCGCTATTGTTTAGTTTGCCCGCTGAAGTGTTGGCTAAAACAGGTAGAGCAGCCACCTGGAAAAGCCGCCTGGTGTCTTTCAGTGATAAAGAAGCTGCGGTGCCCTACCAGGTTCAACAAGCAAAAATAGCCATAGCAAAAGGTGGAATTTTTGGAGAAGGCCCGGGAAAAAGCGGCCAGCGGAATTTTTTACCACATCCTTATTCCGATTTTATTTACGCCATTGTTTTGGAAGAATACGGTTTTATAGGCGGCATGATCGTGCTGTGTTTATACATCATACTGCTGTTTCGAACCATTCAAATTGTAATAAACAGTCCCGGAGCTTTTGGTGCATTGCTGGCATTGGGGCTGATGTTTAACCTGGTTATCCAGGCATTGACGAATATGGCAGTAGCTGTGAATTTATTGCCCGTAACCGGCCTCACCCTGCCATTTATAAGCATGGGAGGTACTTCCCTGTTTTTCACGAGTATTTCGCTGGGCGTGGTATTGAGTGTAAGTAGAAATATTGAATTGACAAATAATAAAAATGTTGGAAAGTAG
- the murG gene encoding undecaprenyldiphospho-muramoylpentapeptide beta-N-acetylglucosaminyltransferase, with the protein MLESRALKILISGGGTGGHVFPAIAIAKMLQSVNPDTHIEFVGASDRMEMQKVPEAGYKIHGLWISGFQRGALLKNLLLPFKIIYSLLKAASIISNFKPDVVVGVGGFASAPTLYMAHRKGISTLVQEQNSFAGITNKIMAKRADKFCVAYDGMERFFPKDKIIKTGNPVRQDIIDKSISREEALEFFGLSPDKKCILVVGGSLGAKTINESFQKGVEILDFEKHQLIWQTGKFYYNKLEEEVRPRTGLVLLDFLKRMDMAYAAADVIVSRAGALAISELSLVQKPCILVPSPNVAEDHQTKNAKALVEKEAAIMVKDANARDMLVEFVISLLENEDLQKKLNENIKQFALPNSTKDITKEIIELAK; encoded by the coding sequence ATGTTGGAAAGTAGAGCTTTGAAAATATTGATAAGTGGAGGCGGAACCGGAGGTCACGTGTTTCCGGCAATAGCTATTGCCAAGATGTTGCAATCTGTAAACCCGGATACGCATATTGAGTTTGTGGGCGCTTCAGACCGAATGGAGATGCAGAAAGTGCCCGAGGCCGGTTATAAAATTCACGGCCTTTGGATCAGCGGTTTTCAAAGAGGTGCATTGCTCAAAAATTTGCTTCTGCCATTCAAGATTATTTATAGTTTGCTAAAAGCAGCTTCAATAATCAGCAATTTCAAACCCGATGTAGTGGTGGGTGTGGGCGGATTCGCCAGTGCGCCTACTTTGTATATGGCACACAGAAAAGGTATTTCAACACTGGTTCAGGAGCAGAATTCATTTGCCGGAATCACCAATAAAATCATGGCAAAAAGAGCCGATAAATTTTGTGTGGCTTATGATGGAATGGAGCGGTTTTTTCCAAAAGATAAAATTATTAAAACAGGCAATCCTGTTCGCCAGGATATAATTGACAAAAGCATTTCCAGGGAAGAAGCACTGGAGTTTTTTGGCTTGTCGCCCGATAAAAAATGCATTCTGGTAGTAGGCGGAAGCCTGGGCGCCAAAACAATTAATGAGAGCTTTCAAAAAGGAGTGGAAATACTCGATTTTGAAAAACATCAATTGATTTGGCAAACGGGTAAATTTTATTACAATAAACTGGAAGAGGAAGTGAGGCCGCGAACCGGTCTTGTATTGCTCGATTTTCTAAAACGCATGGATATGGCTTATGCCGCAGCAGATGTAATTGTATCAAGAGCAGGTGCCCTGGCTATTTCTGAATTAAGCCTGGTGCAAAAGCCCTGCATTTTAGTGCCTTCGCCCAATGTTGCAGAAGATCATCAGACCAAGAATGCAAAAGCACTGGTTGAAAAAGAAGCGGCCATTATGGTAAAAGATGCAAATGCAAGAGATATGCTCGTAGAGTTTGTAATCAGTTTGCTGGAAAACGAGGATTTGCAGAAAAAATTAAATGAAAATATAAAGCAGTTTGCGCTGCCCAACTCTACAAAAGATATCACAAAAGAAATCATTGAATTGGCGAAATGA
- the murD gene encoding UDP-N-acetylmuramoyl-L-alanine--D-glutamate ligase, whose protein sequence is MKDKLIILGAGESGVGAALLGKQQGFDVFLSDSGAISEKYKTELKTAGLEFEEGRHSLGIIKSADLIVKSPGIPDTAECLTGAKQKDISIISEIEFASRFTSAKLIAITGSNGKTTCSSLTYDIFKRAGLNVSLAGNIGQSFARQVTEQDTEHYILELSSFQLDGIVDFHPYISVILNITPDHLDRYDYQMKNYAQSKFSITKNQTEQDYFIYCNEDPVTLEYLEKTEIKAQKLHFGLKKQPGASAWIEQDQLIIHHKNQFNMLISDLSLKGNHNAYNSMASGILARTIDIKKEVIRESLSDFKGIPHRLETVAKVGGVAYINDSKATNVNSTWYALECAEGPVVWIAGGIDKGNDYSVLIPLVRKKVKAIVCLGKNNLGIHNAFSRYVDMIVNTESAVEAVRMAQHLAEKNDTVLLSPACASFDLFKNYEDRGNQFKSAVREL, encoded by the coding sequence GTGAAAGATAAGCTGATCATATTGGGAGCAGGAGAAAGCGGTGTTGGTGCTGCCCTTTTGGGCAAGCAGCAGGGCTTTGATGTCTTCCTGTCCGATTCCGGTGCGATCAGTGAAAAATATAAAACGGAATTGAAAACGGCAGGGCTTGAATTTGAAGAAGGTCGCCACAGTTTGGGAATTATAAAATCAGCAGACCTGATTGTGAAAAGCCCAGGTATTCCCGATACAGCAGAATGTCTGACTGGAGCAAAGCAAAAAGACATTTCAATAATTTCAGAAATAGAATTTGCCAGCAGATTTACCAGTGCCAAGCTAATTGCCATTACAGGCAGCAATGGAAAAACTACATGCAGCAGCTTGACCTATGATATTTTCAAAAGAGCAGGATTAAATGTAAGCCTGGCCGGAAATATTGGGCAAAGCTTTGCCCGACAGGTTACAGAGCAGGATACGGAACATTACATCCTCGAACTCAGCAGTTTCCAGTTAGATGGAATTGTTGATTTCCATCCCTACATATCGGTAATACTCAATATTACACCTGATCATTTGGACCGCTATGATTATCAAATGAAAAATTATGCGCAGTCCAAATTCAGCATTACTAAAAACCAAACAGAGCAGGATTATTTCATTTACTGCAATGAAGACCCTGTAACGCTGGAATACCTCGAAAAAACAGAAATCAAGGCACAAAAGCTGCATTTCGGATTGAAAAAGCAGCCCGGTGCTTCAGCCTGGATAGAACAAGATCAACTTATAATTCATCATAAAAACCAGTTTAATATGCTAATCAGCGACTTATCACTCAAAGGCAATCACAATGCCTACAATTCAATGGCATCTGGCATTCTTGCCCGAACAATCGACATTAAAAAGGAGGTGATTCGAGAAAGTTTGAGCGATTTCAAAGGAATTCCGCATCGCCTCGAAACAGTAGCTAAAGTGGGTGGTGTAGCCTACATCAACGATTCAAAAGCAACCAATGTCAACTCGACCTGGTATGCACTGGAATGTGCTGAAGGCCCTGTGGTGTGGATTGCCGGAGGAATCGATAAAGGCAATGACTACAGTGTGCTTATTCCGCTTGTGCGAAAAAAGGTGAAAGCCATTGTTTGCCTGGGCAAAAACAACCTGGGCATTCACAATGCCTTCAGTCGCTATGTGGATATGATCGTGAATACAGAATCGGCTGTGGAAGCAGTGCGCATGGCGCAGCACCTGGCGGAAAAGAACGATACGGTATTGCTTTCTCCGGCATGTGCGAGTTTTGATCTTTTTAAAAATTATGAAGACAGGGGAAATCAATTTAAATCGGCTGTAAGAGAGCTGTAA
- a CDS encoding UDP-N-acetylmuramoyl-L-alanyl-D-glutamate--2,6-diaminopimelate ligase, whose product MATLKDILYKVPLKAVKGDTYKEVSGIHFDSRKIQKGQLFVAVKGTQTDGHQFISAAIDNGAVAVICEEMPVQLNPDVSYLEVENASKSLAIVAANYYDNPSEQLKLVGITGTNGKTTVATLLYQLFSDLGNKCGLLSTVRILIADKELDATHTTPDALSIQKVLREMVDTGCTYCFMETSSHAIVQNRTYKLDFDAAVFTNISHDHLDYHETFANYIKAKKQLFDDLPADAFAIVNRDDKRHEVMLQNTAAHKVTFALHSPADFHLRMLENTFTGLLLDIDGTEFHSLLVGEFNAYNLLSAYATAVSLGISKTEALTALSKLRPADGRFEYMLSPENGIIGIVDYAHTPDALKKVLETINKVRTRNEQLITLVGCGGNRDKSKRPMMAKIAAMLSDKVLLTSDNPRDEDPEAILADMQKGVTAENKGKTLKISDRREAIKTAVQLAKRGDIILVAGKGHEKYQEIKGKRIHFDDKAILQESLKMLQG is encoded by the coding sequence ATGGCAACATTAAAAGACATATTGTACAAAGTGCCCTTAAAAGCAGTTAAAGGGGATACTTATAAGGAGGTTTCAGGAATTCATTTTGATTCCAGGAAAATCCAGAAGGGGCAGCTATTTGTTGCGGTAAAAGGTACACAAACAGATGGGCATCAATTTATTTCTGCAGCAATTGACAACGGTGCTGTTGCTGTAATCTGTGAAGAAATGCCTGTTCAGTTGAATCCTGACGTAAGCTACCTGGAGGTGGAAAATGCCTCTAAAAGCCTTGCTATTGTTGCGGCAAATTATTACGACAATCCATCTGAGCAGCTCAAGCTTGTAGGCATTACCGGTACCAACGGAAAGACAACTGTGGCTACTTTGCTCTATCAATTGTTTTCCGATCTTGGAAACAAATGCGGTTTGCTCTCAACCGTACGCATTTTAATTGCCGATAAAGAATTAGACGCCACCCATACCACACCTGATGCGCTGAGCATTCAAAAAGTCCTCCGGGAAATGGTGGATACAGGTTGTACTTATTGTTTTATGGAGACGAGTTCTCATGCCATTGTGCAAAATAGAACATACAAGCTCGATTTTGATGCAGCCGTTTTTACCAATATTTCCCATGATCACCTCGATTACCATGAAACATTTGCCAATTATATAAAAGCCAAAAAGCAGCTTTTTGACGATTTGCCGGCTGATGCTTTTGCTATTGTCAACAGGGATGACAAACGCCATGAAGTAATGCTGCAAAATACAGCCGCCCACAAAGTGACTTTTGCACTACACAGCCCAGCTGACTTTCACCTGCGTATGCTTGAAAACACATTCACCGGGTTGCTTTTGGATATCGATGGTACTGAATTCCACTCGCTTTTGGTGGGTGAATTCAATGCCTATAATTTGCTCAGTGCCTATGCCACTGCAGTATCTCTTGGAATTTCTAAGACCGAGGCACTCACTGCTCTGAGCAAATTGCGTCCTGCCGATGGTCGCTTCGAATATATGCTTTCCCCCGAGAATGGCATTATAGGAATTGTGGATTATGCCCATACGCCCGATGCGCTTAAAAAAGTGCTTGAAACCATCAATAAAGTGCGAACCCGCAATGAGCAGCTCATCACTCTAGTTGGTTGCGGAGGCAATCGAGACAAATCAAAAAGGCCGATGATGGCTAAAATAGCAGCCATGCTCAGCGATAAGGTTTTGCTCACTTCCGATAATCCGCGCGATGAAGACCCCGAAGCCATTCTTGCCGATATGCAAAAAGGTGTGACGGCTGAAAACAAAGGAAAAACATTGAAAATAAGCGACCGCAGAGAAGCCATTAAAACGGCTGTGCAATTGGCTAAAAGAGGAGATATTATTCTGGTTGCAGGAAAGGGACATGAAAAATACCAGGAAATAAAAGGCAAGCGCATCCACTTTGATGACAAAGCCATATTACAGGAATCACTTAAAATGCTACAAGGCTGA
- a CDS encoding penicillin-binding protein → MNTKKEIVVRVYLVFALVILAAGSISFQVLKIQVKEGPYWISLADSLTTQYVSIEAERGNLLTENGGLLATSLPYFEVRVDWKSPAMSDEIFQESLDSLSLLMAHFQGKSKQEVKRSILNARKNGNRYYLLAKNLAYPELQQIKSWPLFNLGRYKGGLIVLRRNKRVNPYKMLAHRTIGYVREDILPVGLEGSFDEYLTGIKGKRLMQKIAGGTWIPVNEKEEISPQNGKDVVTTIDINLQDVVENALLKAIKKHKADHGTAVLMEVKTGKIRAIANIGAFENGNYWEKYNYAVGEAREPGSTFKTASMIALLEDGYVELTDSIDLNGGAMDFYDKTMRDSEEHELHKVTVKHAFEISSNVGISKLIDQHYNHQPEKFIAHLKRMGLTELTGIEIKGEAKPYIKEASSKEWTGITLPWMAVGYELTLTPLQILNFYNALANDGLHVKPSLVSAVQEYGKDLKNFKTEEENRRICSKATLKKIRKLMEGVVENGTAEHLQSPHYKMAGKTGTALIAEANRGYNKVYQASFVGYFPADEPVYSCIVSIAEPQMGVYYGGWVAGPVFKEVADKIYSSSIDLHEKINREEKFLAGYRPGTKDGHRMDTEQIYKWLEVSSQINTQSEWMQCVNQREGVVLNSKEMESDVIPDVRGMGLRDAIYLLENLGLEVKVQGRGRVYYQSVRYGTPITQGREIVLKLT, encoded by the coding sequence GTGAATACTAAAAAAGAAATAGTAGTAAGGGTTTACCTTGTTTTTGCACTGGTGATTTTGGCCGCTGGGTCTATTTCATTCCAGGTACTGAAAATCCAGGTCAAAGAAGGACCCTACTGGATCAGTCTGGCGGATAGCCTTACGACCCAATATGTTTCTATTGAGGCCGAACGAGGAAATTTGCTCACCGAAAACGGGGGCTTGCTCGCTACTTCATTGCCCTATTTTGAAGTGCGCGTTGACTGGAAATCCCCGGCAATGAGTGATGAAATTTTTCAGGAAAGCCTTGACTCTCTGAGTTTATTAATGGCACATTTTCAGGGCAAGTCCAAACAAGAAGTGAAAAGAAGCATTTTAAATGCCCGGAAAAATGGCAATCGCTATTATTTGCTGGCAAAAAACCTGGCATATCCTGAATTGCAGCAAATAAAATCCTGGCCGCTGTTTAATCTTGGAAGATACAAAGGCGGACTGATCGTATTGCGCAGAAATAAACGGGTCAATCCATACAAAATGTTGGCGCACAGGACAATCGGGTATGTAAGAGAAGATATTCTACCAGTGGGACTTGAAGGCAGTTTTGATGAATACCTCACCGGAATAAAAGGAAAAAGACTGATGCAAAAAATTGCTGGAGGTACTTGGATTCCTGTGAATGAAAAAGAAGAAATCAGTCCGCAAAATGGCAAAGACGTAGTAACCACCATTGATATCAATTTGCAGGATGTAGTGGAAAATGCCTTGTTAAAAGCCATCAAAAAACACAAAGCCGATCATGGAACTGCTGTTTTAATGGAGGTGAAAACAGGAAAGATCAGGGCTATTGCAAATATCGGGGCTTTTGAAAATGGCAACTATTGGGAGAAATACAATTATGCAGTAGGAGAGGCGCGTGAACCGGGTTCTACTTTCAAAACAGCTTCCATGATTGCCTTGCTGGAAGACGGCTATGTTGAACTTACAGATAGTATAGACCTCAATGGAGGGGCAATGGATTTTTATGATAAAACCATGCGCGATTCGGAGGAGCACGAATTGCACAAAGTCACCGTAAAACACGCTTTTGAAATTTCCTCTAATGTGGGTATTTCCAAATTGATCGATCAACACTATAACCACCAGCCGGAAAAATTTATAGCACATCTCAAAAGAATGGGGCTTACAGAGCTTACCGGTATTGAGATCAAGGGAGAAGCCAAGCCCTATATTAAAGAGGCCAGCAGTAAAGAATGGACAGGGATTACTTTGCCCTGGATGGCAGTTGGGTATGAATTGACACTAACTCCTTTGCAAATTCTCAATTTCTACAATGCACTGGCGAATGATGGTTTACATGTAAAACCCAGCCTTGTTAGTGCTGTGCAAGAATATGGCAAGGATCTGAAAAATTTTAAAACAGAAGAAGAAAACAGGCGCATTTGCTCAAAAGCTACTTTGAAAAAGATCAGAAAATTGATGGAAGGAGTAGTAGAAAATGGCACAGCTGAGCATTTACAATCCCCTCATTACAAAATGGCTGGAAAAACCGGCACAGCATTAATCGCTGAAGCCAATCGCGGGTACAATAAGGTTTATCAAGCCTCTTTTGTAGGTTATTTTCCCGCTGACGAACCTGTTTATTCCTGCATTGTGTCAATAGCAGAACCTCAAATGGGAGTGTATTACGGTGGATGGGTTGCAGGGCCTGTTTTTAAGGAAGTAGCAGATAAAATTTATTCCAGTTCAATTGATCTGCATGAGAAAATTAATCGCGAAGAAAAATTCCTTGCAGGCTATCGTCCCGGCACAAAAGATGGACACAGAATGGATACCGAGCAGATATACAAATGGCTGGAAGTGAGCAGTCAAATCAATACCCAGAGCGAATGGATGCAGTGTGTCAATCAGCGTGAAGGCGTGGTATTAAATTCCAAAGAAATGGAAAGTGATGTAATCCCAGATGTGCGGGGCATGGGCCTCAGGGATGCAATTTATCTGCTTGAAAATCTGGGTTTGGAAGTAAAAGTACAAGGCAGGGGAAGAGTTTATTATCAGTCGGTGCGCTATGGTACACCCATTACCCAGGGCCGTGAAATAGTTTTGAAATTAACCTAA
- the murC gene encoding UDP-N-acetylmuramate--L-alanine ligase — translation MNWKEIHSIYFVGIGGIGMSALARYFLSHGKIVAGYDLTATELTTALQKEGIEIHFEDNADLLPNQIDLVIYTPAIPSSSILMKALKEKGLPIFKRAQILGELSKDKFTIAVAGSHGKTSVSAMLLHLLKSADIDCAALLGGIALNYQSNYVGGTSDILVVEADEYDRSFLQLHPDMAIITSIDTDHLDVYGSRENIVAVFKEFAERISKTGTLIQHKNDVALSGFENSISYAFSNENGAQVSNIESSKGNLVFDLHLNKIKVENCCLEAGALHNIENMLAAALVAEKLGADASQIRNGIASYKGVKRRFELIYQDESITYIDDYAHHPKEIETLIKAVRKLYPEEKITVFFQPHLYSRTKDLAFDFAQSLSLADVQFLLPIYPAREKAIPGVSSALIAENMHRKNCQMIGISEIEAALQDCGQGVVLSVGAGDIDKQVPVIKEYLQTQKLLEKR, via the coding sequence ATGAACTGGAAGGAAATACATAGCATCTATTTTGTAGGTATCGGGGGCATCGGTATGAGTGCCCTTGCGCGCTATTTTCTTTCCCATGGAAAAATAGTAGCGGGCTATGATTTAACGGCTACTGAACTCACTACTGCATTGCAAAAAGAAGGCATTGAAATACATTTTGAAGACAATGCTGATTTGCTGCCCAATCAAATAGATTTGGTGATTTACACTCCTGCCATTCCTTCTTCCTCAATATTAATGAAAGCCTTGAAAGAAAAAGGTTTGCCCATTTTCAAGCGCGCGCAGATTTTGGGAGAATTGAGCAAGGATAAATTTACGATTGCAGTAGCCGGTTCGCATGGAAAAACAAGCGTATCTGCCATGTTGCTGCATTTGTTGAAATCCGCTGATATAGACTGCGCTGCACTTTTGGGTGGCATTGCTTTGAATTATCAATCCAATTATGTGGGTGGTACTTCTGATATTTTGGTGGTAGAGGCAGATGAGTACGACCGCTCATTTTTACAATTGCACCCTGATATGGCCATCATTACCTCCATCGATACCGATCATTTGGATGTGTATGGATCCAGGGAAAATATTGTGGCAGTTTTTAAGGAATTCGCAGAAAGAATATCCAAAACGGGCACATTGATTCAGCACAAAAACGATGTTGCTTTATCGGGTTTTGAAAACAGCATTTCTTATGCCTTTTCAAACGAAAATGGGGCACAGGTGTCCAATATTGAAAGCAGTAAAGGCAACTTGGTTTTTGACCTCCATTTGAATAAAATCAAAGTGGAAAATTGCTGCCTGGAAGCAGGTGCTTTGCACAATATAGAAAACATGTTGGCAGCAGCATTGGTAGCCGAAAAGCTGGGTGCAGATGCCTCACAAATAAGAAATGGAATAGCTAGCTACAAGGGTGTGAAAAGAAGGTTTGAGCTGATTTACCAAGACGAATCCATCACCTATATTGATGACTATGCGCACCATCCAAAAGAAATAGAAACACTCATTAAGGCGGTAAGAAAATTGTATCCCGAGGAAAAGATCACGGTATTTTTTCAGCCGCATTTATATTCCAGGACTAAGGATTTGGCATTCGATTTTGCCCAATCACTTTCGCTGGCCGATGTACAGTTTTTATTGCCCATTTATCCTGCAAGGGAAAAAGCTATTCCGGGTGTTAGCTCAGCATTAATAGCCGAAAATATGCACCGTAAAAACTGTCAAATGATTGGTATCAGTGAGATAGAAGCTGCTTTGCAAGATTGTGGGCAGGGAGTGGTTTTGTCGGTAGGAGCAGGGGATATCGACAAGCAAGTACCGGTGATCAAAGAATATTTGCAAACTCAAAAACTTTTAGAAAAAAGATGA
- the mraY gene encoding phospho-N-acetylmuramoyl-pentapeptide-transferase, which produces MLFYLFDYINLNYDFPGVGLFQYISFRAALAIITSLLISLIFGGKIIDMLRKMQVGESVRDLGLKGQMEKQGTPTMGGLLILAAVLIPTLLFAKLDNIYILLMILVTVWMGAIGFLDDYIKVFKKNKKGLAGKFKVIGQIGLGLIVGTTLFFHDDVVVRENISKSEIKQNIEEVELESVIDEQGNTYFVVDAKKPVTTIPFFKNHEFDYSVLLSFLGEGYQKWAFLIFIPIVIFIVTAVSNGANLTDGIDGLATGTSAIIGATLGVFAYVSGNIIFSDYLNVMYIPMTGELVIYSAAFIGACIGFLWYNAYPAQVFMGDTGSLAIGGIIAALAIILRKELLIPLLCGIFLVENLSVMMQVGYFKFTKSKNGEGVRLFKMAPLHHHYQKLGFHESKIVSRFWIVGILLAVLTIVTLKIR; this is translated from the coding sequence ATGCTGTTCTATCTATTCGACTATATCAATCTCAATTATGATTTTCCCGGGGTGGGATTGTTTCAGTACATCTCTTTCAGAGCTGCATTGGCCATTATTACTTCCTTGCTGATCTCACTGATATTTGGTGGTAAGATAATAGATATGCTGCGAAAAATGCAGGTTGGTGAATCGGTGCGCGATCTGGGGTTAAAAGGGCAAATGGAAAAACAGGGTACCCCAACTATGGGCGGTTTGCTGATACTTGCGGCTGTGCTCATTCCCACATTGCTTTTTGCCAAACTCGATAATATTTACATCCTGCTTATGATCCTGGTCACTGTATGGATGGGCGCTATCGGTTTTTTGGACGATTACATCAAAGTATTTAAAAAGAATAAAAAAGGATTGGCCGGAAAATTCAAAGTCATTGGCCAGATAGGCTTGGGGCTGATTGTCGGGACAACACTATTCTTCCACGATGATGTGGTGGTAAGGGAAAATATCTCCAAAAGCGAAATCAAACAGAATATTGAAGAAGTGGAGTTGGAAAGTGTTATTGACGAACAGGGCAACACCTATTTTGTGGTAGATGCCAAAAAACCGGTAACTACTATTCCCTTTTTCAAAAATCATGAATTTGACTATTCCGTTTTGCTGTCATTTCTGGGCGAGGGCTATCAAAAATGGGCATTTCTGATTTTTATTCCCATAGTGATTTTTATTGTCACAGCAGTTTCCAATGGCGCAAATCTAACCGATGGAATTGATGGATTGGCAACCGGCACTTCTGCCATAATAGGAGCTACGCTTGGAGTTTTCGCCTATGTATCGGGTAATATTATTTTCTCAGATTATCTGAATGTAATGTACATCCCCATGACGGGGGAGCTTGTGATCTATTCTGCTGCATTCATTGGGGCTTGTATTGGCTTCTTGTGGTACAATGCTTACCCGGCACAGGTTTTTATGGGCGATACCGGAAGTCTGGCCATTGGTGGAATTATTGCTGCACTGGCCATTATCCTCAGAAAAGAGCTATTGATCCCACTGCTCTGCGGAATATTCCTGGTAGAAAATCTATCAGTGATGATGCAGGTGGGCTATTTCAAATTTACCAAAAGTAAAAATGGGGAAGGTGTCCGGCTGTTCAAAATGGCGCCCCTGCACCACCATTATCAAAAACTCGGATTTCATGAATCAAAAATTGTCAGCCGCTTCTGGATTGTAGGAATACTCCTGGCGGTATTGACAATTGTAACCTTAAAAATCAGGTAA